The Hyphomicrobiales bacterium genome has a window encoding:
- a CDS encoding Branched-chain amino acid ABC transporter permease, whose protein sequence is MTNLASTDAPAAAVLTETDDSTARLHRNIFIAIAVLLAIAPFVAYPVFVMKVLCFALFALAFNLLLGYGGLLSFGHAAYFGMASYVSAYTAKHWGLTPELAILLGTAIAAVLGTVFGALAIRRQGIYFAMITLALAQMVFFFSLQTPRFTGGEDGIQAVPRGKFLGLISLADDRALYWLVAAIFLGGLLLIYRIIHSPFGQVCKAIRDNEPRAISLGYRANQYKLAVFVLSATLAGLAGATKAIVFQLASLTDVYWSMSGEVVLMTLVGGLGTVFGPIAGALVIVAMQNYLATLGAWVTVVQGVIFVLCVLLFREGIVGVIAKAIKKPL, encoded by the coding sequence CACCGAGACCGACGACAGCACCGCGCGCCTGCACCGCAACATCTTCATCGCCATCGCGGTGCTGCTGGCGATCGCTCCCTTCGTCGCCTACCCCGTCTTCGTGATGAAGGTTTTGTGCTTCGCGCTGTTCGCGCTCGCCTTCAATCTTCTCCTTGGATATGGCGGCCTGCTCTCCTTCGGCCATGCCGCCTATTTCGGCATGGCGAGCTATGTCTCGGCCTATACCGCCAAGCACTGGGGCCTGACGCCGGAGCTCGCGATCCTGCTCGGCACCGCCATCGCCGCCGTGCTCGGCACCGTCTTCGGCGCGCTCGCCATCCGCCGCCAGGGCATCTATTTCGCGATGATCACGCTGGCGCTCGCCCAGATGGTGTTCTTCTTCTCGCTGCAGACGCCGCGCTTCACCGGCGGCGAGGACGGCATCCAGGCGGTGCCGCGCGGCAAGTTCCTCGGCCTGATCAGCCTCGCCGACGACCGCGCCCTCTACTGGCTCGTCGCCGCCATCTTCCTGGGTGGGCTTCTGCTGATCTACCGCATCATCCACTCGCCCTTCGGCCAGGTCTGCAAGGCGATCCGCGACAACGAGCCCCGCGCCATCTCGCTCGGCTATCGTGCCAACCAGTACAAGCTCGCCGTCTTCGTGCTTTCGGCCACGCTGGCAGGCCTTGCCGGCGCGACCAAGGCGATCGTCTTCCAGCTCGCCTCGCTCACCGACGTCTACTGGTCGATGTCGGGTGAGGTCGTGCTGATGACGCTGGTCGGCGGGCTCGGCACCGTCTTCGGCCCGATCGCCGGGGCGCTGGTCATCGTCGCCATGCAGAACTACCTCGCCACCCTCGGCGCCTGGGTCACCGTCGTCCAGGGCGTGATCTTCGTGCTCTGCGTTCTGCTCTTCCGCGAAGGCATCGTCGGCGTCATTGCAAAGGCCATCAAGAAGCCGCTGTAA